A window of the Bradyrhizobium ottawaense genome harbors these coding sequences:
- a CDS encoding SDR family NAD(P)-dependent oxidoreductase encodes MASGQDLRGHVALVTGGSRGIGAAVAAALADAGAAVAVNYRERAQDADAVVAAITAKGGRAMAVAADVSQAAAVTKMVEQVAASLGPVDILVNNAGIAIVRGVDELTEDDFDRTILVNLKSAFLCTQAVLPAMRARKWGRIVNITSGAARGAGAIGPHYNASKAGMEGLTRGYAARLVKEGITVNSVAPSLIETDMMRGRTDLARNIPLGRMGHTAEVAHAVTMVLGNDYMTGQTIVLNGGMAFI; translated from the coding sequence ATGGCATCAGGGCAGGATCTTCGCGGGCATGTCGCGCTGGTGACGGGTGGTTCTCGCGGCATCGGGGCTGCGGTCGCGGCGGCGCTCGCGGATGCCGGTGCTGCGGTTGCGGTCAACTATCGCGAACGCGCGCAAGACGCCGATGCCGTTGTCGCCGCCATCACGGCCAAGGGAGGCCGCGCGATGGCGGTCGCGGCCGATGTCTCGCAGGCGGCGGCCGTGACCAAAATGGTCGAACAGGTCGCGGCGTCGCTCGGTCCGGTCGACATTCTCGTCAACAATGCCGGGATCGCCATCGTGCGCGGCGTCGATGAGCTGACCGAGGACGATTTCGATCGCACCATCCTGGTCAACCTGAAATCGGCGTTCCTGTGCACGCAGGCGGTGCTGCCGGCGATGCGGGCGCGAAAATGGGGCCGCATCGTCAACATCACCTCGGGGGCGGCGCGCGGCGCCGGCGCCATCGGCCCGCACTACAATGCCTCCAAGGCCGGCATGGAGGGGCTGACGCGCGGCTATGCGGCGCGGCTGGTGAAGGAAGGCATCACCGTCAATTCGGTCGCGCCGTCGCTGATCGAAACCGACATGATGCGCGGGCGGACCGATCTGGCGCGCAACATCCCGCTCGGCCGCATGGGGCATACAGCCGAAGTGGCGCACGCCGTCACCATGGTGCTGGGCAACGACTACATGACCGGGCAGACCATCGTTCTCAATGGCGGCATGGCGTTCATTTGA
- a CDS encoding DUF1543 domain-containing protein: MKLYMFYVGGNCGNSNVELHDVRFSIGETPEDCHDDLRKQWWGDPKSLHLDCWGAVEQADGFDIALTEHAPHDGGDKLFFVNLGGYDAREFSELHRNVLLVASDAKAAKAKALSQIKSWSLPHKDSLFEVEKAIDVTAQLQACGYSLSLKPATEEKPFTFVCDYLPIA; the protein is encoded by the coding sequence ATGAAGCTCTACATGTTCTACGTCGGCGGCAACTGCGGCAACTCGAATGTCGAGTTGCACGACGTGCGCTTTTCGATCGGCGAGACGCCGGAGGATTGCCACGACGATCTGCGCAAGCAGTGGTGGGGCGATCCCAAGAGCCTGCATCTGGATTGCTGGGGCGCGGTCGAGCAGGCCGACGGGTTCGATATCGCGCTGACAGAGCACGCTCCGCACGACGGCGGCGACAAACTGTTCTTCGTCAATCTCGGCGGGTACGACGCGCGCGAATTCAGCGAGCTGCATCGCAACGTCCTGCTGGTGGCGTCCGATGCGAAGGCCGCGAAGGCCAAGGCGCTGAGCCAGATCAAAAGCTGGTCGCTGCCGCACAAGGATAGTCTGTTCGAGGTCGAGAAGGCGATCGACGTCACCGCGCAACTGCAGGCTTGCGGATATTCCCTGAGCCTGAAGCCGGCGACGGAGGAAAAACCGTTCACCTTCGTCTGCGATTATCTGCCGATCGCGTGA
- the hisE gene encoding phosphoribosyl-ATP diphosphatase, producing the protein MSDSLERLYQAVLAARDLDPATSRTARLFQRGPSKMAKKLAEEAIEVVIDAVNGDAPAVVRESADLLYNLTVLWASAGVKPEDVWREMERRERLQGIAEKLPKSARKLRQDISKELSKAVANDATAQPAARRRIVALEARGLRKRH; encoded by the coding sequence ATGAGTGATTCGCTCGAACGGCTGTATCAGGCGGTGCTTGCGGCCCGGGATCTCGACCCGGCGACGTCGCGCACGGCACGGCTGTTTCAGCGCGGCCCGTCCAAGATGGCCAAGAAGCTCGCCGAGGAAGCCATCGAGGTCGTGATCGACGCCGTCAACGGCGACGCCCCTGCCGTGGTTCGCGAGAGTGCCGACCTGCTCTACAACCTGACCGTTCTGTGGGCCTCCGCCGGCGTCAAGCCGGAGGACGTCTGGCGCGAGATGGAACGGCGCGAGCGCCTGCAGGGGATCGCCGAGAAGCTGCCGAAGTCGGCGAGGAAGCTGCGCCAAGACATATCCAAGGAATTGTCCAAGGCCGTTGCGAACGACGCCACCGCCCAGCCCGCGGCGCGGCGACGAATTGTCGCGCTGGAGGCCCGCGGTCTCCGCAAGCGGCATTAG
- a CDS encoding YqaA family protein — protein MVVHAAMLRRIYDWCIGAADKPYALWILAAVSFAESSFFPVPPDIMLLPMSLARPKRAWWFAAVCTVASVAGGLLGYAIGALLYDSIGHWLIELYGLSGKVEAFRASYAEWGAVIILVKGLTPIPYKLVTITSGFAGYNIWLFVLCSIVARGGRFFVVAVLLNRYGDVIRAELEKRLGLWVGLGAAVLVLGFYIAFRLI, from the coding sequence ATGGTGGTTCATGCGGCCATGCTGAGACGAATATACGACTGGTGCATCGGCGCCGCCGACAAGCCCTACGCGCTCTGGATACTGGCCGCAGTATCCTTTGCGGAAAGCTCCTTTTTCCCGGTGCCGCCCGATATCATGCTGCTGCCGATGTCGCTGGCCCGGCCGAAGCGGGCATGGTGGTTCGCCGCGGTGTGCACGGTCGCCTCCGTCGCCGGCGGCCTGCTCGGATACGCGATCGGCGCGCTGCTCTACGACTCGATCGGGCACTGGCTGATCGAGCTCTATGGCCTGAGCGGCAAGGTCGAAGCCTTTCGCGCCTCCTATGCCGAATGGGGCGCGGTGATCATCCTGGTCAAAGGCCTGACGCCGATTCCCTACAAGCTCGTGACCATCACCTCGGGCTTTGCCGGCTACAACATCTGGCTGTTCGTCCTGTGCTCGATCGTCGCGCGCGGCGGCCGCTTCTTCGTGGTCGCGGTCCTGCTCAACCGCTACGGCGACGTGATCCGGGCGGAACTCGAAAAGCGGCTCGGACTGTGGGTCGGCCTCGGCGCCGCGGTGCTGGTGCTCGGCTTCTATATTGCATTCCGGCTCATCTGA
- a CDS encoding ArsR/SmtB family transcription factor, with the protein MDAVFRALADPTRRSLLDELFRQDGQTLSALEERLPMTRFGVMKHLKVLEEASLVVSKRRGREKLHFLNPVPIRLVHDRWVSKYAEPWAAGLSGLKRELEKTMEKVFEIYIKTTPERLWHAITDTEMRSKYTFGAIVTSDWAKGSRYEGRGHGNLIFEGENLEVDPPRRLVQNFRAVWGDDVKAEGTSRVTWEIVPIGDSCRLTVTHDQLREGANDQLYGGWPMILSGLKTLLESGEMLTTPGSLRWLEGDKAHLPEVT; encoded by the coding sequence ATGGATGCTGTGTTCAGGGCCCTCGCGGACCCGACCCGCCGAAGCCTACTCGACGAACTGTTCCGCCAAGACGGACAGACGCTGAGCGCGCTGGAAGAGCGGCTGCCGATGACACGCTTTGGGGTGATGAAACACCTCAAGGTGCTGGAGGAGGCCAGCCTCGTCGTCAGCAAACGGCGCGGCCGCGAGAAGCTGCACTTTCTGAACCCGGTTCCGATCCGCCTCGTCCACGATCGCTGGGTGAGCAAATACGCCGAGCCGTGGGCCGCCGGACTGAGCGGCCTCAAGCGCGAACTGGAGAAGACGATGGAGAAGGTGTTCGAAATCTACATCAAGACGACGCCCGAGCGTCTCTGGCACGCCATTACCGATACCGAGATGCGCAGCAAATATACGTTCGGCGCCATCGTCACATCGGACTGGGCAAAGGGTTCGCGCTACGAGGGTCGCGGCCATGGCAACCTGATTTTCGAGGGCGAGAATCTGGAAGTCGATCCGCCGCGCCGGCTGGTGCAGAACTTTCGCGCGGTCTGGGGTGACGACGTCAAGGCCGAGGGCACGTCGCGGGTAACCTGGGAGATCGTGCCCATCGGCGATTCCTGCCGCCTCACGGTCACCCATGATCAATTGCGCGAAGGCGCCAACGACCAGCTCTACGGCGGCTGGCCGATGATCCTCTCCGGACTGAAGACGCTGCTCGAATCCGGCGAGATGCTGACGACACCGGGATCGCTGCGCTGGCTCGAGGGCGACAAGGCGCATCTGCCCGAAGTGACGTGA
- a CDS encoding NAD(P)H-dependent flavin oxidoreductase: MSMPALFKGRLSLPVIAAPLFIISVPDLVIAQCKAGVVGSFPALNARPPALLDEWLARIKEELAAYDRAHPERPSAPFAVNQIVHKSNNRLDQDLALCEKHKVPMMITSLGAREELNQAAHGWGCVVFHDVINQKFAHKAVEKGADGLVLVSAGAGGHAGEISPLAFVAETRAWFDGPIALSGAIANGRAIRAARVLGADFAYIGSAFIATKEANAVEGYKQMITASGAEDIVYSNLFTGVHGNYLKPSIVAAGMDPDNLPTSDPSKMSFGTDASGERAKPKAWKEIWGSGQGVGSVAKILPAAELIARFKKEYDEAIDPPL; the protein is encoded by the coding sequence ATGTCCATGCCTGCCTTGTTCAAGGGCCGCCTGTCGTTACCCGTGATCGCAGCACCGCTGTTCATCATCTCGGTGCCCGATCTCGTGATCGCGCAATGCAAGGCCGGGGTGGTCGGATCGTTTCCGGCGCTGAACGCGCGGCCGCCGGCGCTGCTCGACGAATGGCTGGCGAGGATCAAGGAAGAACTCGCCGCCTATGACAGGGCGCATCCCGAGCGGCCGTCGGCGCCGTTCGCGGTCAACCAGATCGTGCACAAGTCGAACAACCGCCTCGATCAGGATCTGGCGCTTTGCGAGAAGCACAAGGTGCCGATGATGATCACCTCGCTCGGCGCGCGCGAAGAACTCAACCAGGCGGCGCATGGCTGGGGCTGCGTCGTATTCCATGACGTGATCAACCAGAAATTTGCGCACAAGGCGGTCGAGAAGGGCGCCGACGGGCTGGTGCTGGTCTCCGCGGGTGCCGGCGGCCATGCCGGCGAGATTTCGCCACTCGCCTTCGTGGCCGAGACGCGGGCCTGGTTCGACGGCCCGATCGCGCTGTCGGGCGCGATTGCGAACGGCCGCGCCATCCGCGCCGCGCGGGTCTTGGGTGCCGACTTCGCCTATATCGGCTCCGCCTTCATCGCCACCAAGGAGGCCAATGCGGTCGAGGGCTACAAGCAGATGATCACGGCCTCGGGCGCCGAAGACATCGTCTATTCGAACCTGTTCACCGGCGTGCACGGCAATTACCTCAAGCCGTCGATCGTCGCGGCCGGCATGGACCCGGACAATCTTCCGACCTCCGATCCGTCGAAAATGAGCTTCGGCACCGACGCGTCGGGCGAACGGGCCAAGCCGAAGGCCTGGAAGGAAATCTGGGGCTCCGGCCAGGGCGTCGGCAGCGTCGCCAAGATATTGCCCGCGGCCGAGCTGATCGCGCGGTTCAAGAAAGAGTACGACGAGGCGATCGACCCGCCGCTGTGA
- a CDS encoding ABC transporter substrate-binding protein gives MRAIRCNILRSVLASLLGLCGMAGAALGPVRAADEARPPLAIQFSLDRPIDAAAAPFVMAATGGLFTAEALSVTTNIAAGSPDAIARVAAGTSDFALVDINALMRFRDRDKQGVPPVKAVFVLFNKAPYAIIARKSRGVSSLSDIEGKNLGVAEGDLSIRLWPAVARLNGIKTASVKQSSISAAVREPMLSAGQIDAVTGFSYLSAINLRDRGVPADDLAVLKFADYGCEAYGFAVIVNPTLATAKPDAVRGFVRAVIRGVNLVIKDPMKATIEVVSRMDDGSREQELERLRTILRDNILTGEVKRSGIGGIDPARFERSIEQVAEDFKFQKRPQASDIFDDQFLPPLNGRLIN, from the coding sequence ATGCGTGCCATCCGCTGCAACATCCTCCGCTCCGTTCTGGCCTCGCTGCTCGGCCTGTGCGGAATGGCGGGTGCAGCTCTGGGCCCGGTGCGCGCGGCCGATGAAGCCCGGCCACCGCTCGCGATCCAGTTCTCGCTCGACCGGCCGATCGATGCGGCGGCCGCCCCGTTCGTGATGGCGGCGACCGGCGGCCTGTTTACCGCGGAGGCGCTCAGCGTCACGACCAACATCGCCGCCGGATCGCCGGACGCCATCGCGCGCGTCGCCGCCGGCACCAGCGATTTCGCCCTCGTCGACATCAACGCGCTGATGCGGTTTCGCGATCGGGACAAGCAGGGCGTCCCGCCGGTCAAGGCGGTGTTCGTGCTGTTCAACAAGGCGCCCTACGCCATCATCGCCCGCAAGAGCCGCGGCGTCAGCTCGCTGTCGGATATCGAGGGCAAGAACCTCGGCGTCGCCGAAGGCGATCTGTCGATCCGGCTGTGGCCGGCGGTGGCCAGACTGAACGGCATCAAGACCGCAAGCGTCAAGCAGAGCAGCATCAGCGCCGCGGTCCGCGAGCCGATGCTGTCGGCCGGCCAGATCGATGCCGTCACCGGATTTTCCTATCTGTCGGCGATCAATTTGCGGGACCGCGGCGTCCCGGCCGACGATCTGGCGGTGCTGAAATTCGCCGACTATGGCTGCGAGGCCTATGGGTTTGCCGTCATCGTCAACCCGACGCTGGCGACCGCCAAGCCGGATGCCGTGAGGGGATTTGTGCGTGCGGTGATCCGCGGCGTGAATCTCGTGATCAAGGATCCGATGAAGGCCACCATCGAAGTCGTCAGCCGCATGGACGACGGCTCGCGCGAACAGGAGCTCGAACGCCTGCGCACCATCCTGCGCGACAACATCCTGACCGGCGAAGTGAAGCGCAGCGGCATCGGCGGCATCGATCCGGCGCGCTTCGAGCGTTCGATCGAGCAGGTCGCGGAGGACTTCAAGTTCCAGAAGCGGCCGCAGGCGTCCGATATTTTCGACGACCAGTTCCTGCCCCCGCTCAATGGGCGGCTGATTAACTGA
- a CDS encoding glucan ABC transporter ATP-binding protein/ permease, whose product MSLVRLYTRVLELLGKEARLGWILAGANLLLAGAQFAEPVLFGRIVDVLSGKPQTGPLTANSAWPLLGAWVAFGLFTILCSAAVALHADRLAHRQRQAVLTGYFEHIMQLPLTFHSGTHSGRLMKVMLNGTDALWRLWLGFFREHFAAIMSLVVLLPLSLYLNWRLAILLFALCVVFTVLTTLVVRKTYGMQSEVEAHYSDLSARASDALGNVALVQSFVRIDAEVQGLRFVADKLLAVQMPVLSWWALVTVITRASTTITVLAIFTVGIILHQQGLTTVGEIVMFVSFATMLIQKLEQVVSFINNVFMEAPRLQEFFDVLDAVPAVRDRPGAMDTGRLSGLVEFNDVSFSYDGKRPAVEDLSFTALPGQTIALVGPTGAGKSTAIALLHRAFDPQSGIIKIDGMDIRGLKLTALRRNIGVVFQEALLFNRSIADNLRVGKPDATEEEMRTAASRAQALEFIERSEKKFETHAGERGRMLSGGERQRLSIARALLKDPPILILDEATSALDAVTEARVNAALDEVMRGRTTFVIAHRLSTIRNATRILVFDNGRVIESGTFDELVAKGGRFAELAKAQFMVQETARASIDAK is encoded by the coding sequence ATGTCCCTGGTCCGCCTCTATACCCGCGTCCTCGAATTGCTCGGCAAGGAGGCACGGCTGGGCTGGATTCTCGCCGGCGCCAACCTCTTGCTGGCCGGAGCGCAATTCGCCGAGCCGGTGCTGTTCGGCCGCATCGTCGACGTGCTGTCCGGCAAACCGCAGACCGGTCCGCTGACCGCCAACTCGGCCTGGCCGCTGCTCGGCGCCTGGGTGGCGTTCGGCCTGTTCACGATTCTCTGCAGCGCCGCGGTCGCCCTCCACGCCGACCGGCTGGCGCACCGCCAGCGCCAGGCGGTGCTGACCGGCTATTTCGAGCACATCATGCAGTTGCCGCTGACCTTCCACTCCGGCACCCATTCCGGCCGGCTGATGAAGGTGATGCTGAACGGCACCGATGCGCTGTGGCGGCTCTGGCTCGGATTTTTCCGCGAGCATTTCGCCGCCATCATGTCGCTGGTGGTGCTGCTGCCGCTCTCGCTCTACCTCAACTGGCGGCTCGCGATCCTGCTGTTCGCGCTGTGCGTGGTGTTCACCGTGCTGACGACGCTGGTGGTGCGCAAGACCTACGGCATGCAGAGCGAGGTCGAGGCCCATTACAGCGACCTCTCGGCGCGCGCCTCCGACGCGCTCGGCAATGTCGCGCTGGTGCAGAGCTTCGTGCGCATCGACGCCGAGGTCCAGGGGCTGCGCTTCGTCGCCGACAAGCTGCTGGCGGTGCAGATGCCGGTGCTGTCGTGGTGGGCGCTGGTCACCGTCATCACCCGCGCCTCAACCACCATCACGGTGCTCGCGATCTTCACCGTCGGCATCATCCTGCACCAACAGGGACTGACGACGGTCGGCGAAATCGTGATGTTCGTGAGCTTCGCGACCATGCTGATCCAGAAACTCGAACAGGTCGTGAGCTTCATCAACAACGTGTTCATGGAGGCGCCGCGGCTGCAGGAATTCTTCGACGTGCTGGACGCCGTGCCCGCGGTGCGCGACCGGCCCGGCGCGATGGATACCGGACGGCTGTCGGGGCTGGTCGAATTCAACGACGTCTCGTTTTCCTATGACGGCAAGCGGCCGGCGGTCGAGGACCTGTCGTTCACCGCTCTGCCCGGCCAGACCATCGCGCTGGTCGGCCCGACCGGCGCCGGCAAGTCGACCGCGATCGCGCTGCTGCACCGCGCGTTCGATCCGCAGTCCGGCATCATCAAGATCGACGGCATGGATATCCGCGGCCTCAAGCTGACGGCGCTGCGGCGGAACATCGGCGTGGTGTTCCAGGAGGCGCTGCTGTTCAACCGTTCGATCGCCGACAATCTGCGGGTCGGCAAGCCGGATGCGACCGAAGAGGAAATGCGCACCGCGGCGTCACGCGCCCAGGCGCTCGAATTCATCGAACGCAGCGAGAAGAAATTCGAAACCCATGCCGGCGAACGCGGCCGCATGTTGTCCGGCGGCGAACGTCAGCGGCTGTCGATCGCACGCGCCCTGCTCAAGGACCCGCCGATCCTGATCCTCGACGAGGCCACCAGCGCGCTCGACGCCGTCACCGAGGCCCGGGTCAACGCCGCTCTCGATGAAGTGATGAGGGGCCGGACGACATTCGTGATCGCGCACCGGCTTTCGACCATTCGCAACGCCACGCGCATCCTGGTTTTCGACAATGGCCGCGTGATCGAAAGCGGAACTTTCGATGAACTGGTGGCAAAAGGCGGCCGTTTTGCCGAACTCGCCAAGGCCCAGTTCATGGTGCAGGAAACTGCACGCGCCAGCATCGATGCCAAATAG